The stretch of DNA AGGCTTCGTTACACATAACAGGCATGCAAAAATAGAGGTATTATTTGATATGCTCACAAGATTTTTTGTAGCGATTCTAAATGGCGACAGTAGCGATACAGAATTGTCGGCAAAGGTACACGGGTCAGCAACGCatcgctatttttaaccgacttcaaaaaaaggaggaggttctcaattcgtcggaatctatttttttttttttatattttttatgtatgttcctcgattactcaaagacggcTGGACCAATTTTTTCGCGACATTTTTGCGGATATATCGCCGCAAAAAGTAGCAGTGGGTGATAACCCTTACGCCTgtattatatacctatgtacctaatattattgcGTGCCAAAACATAAGTTGTTACAAAACGGGCAGTCTTTGTCCTTTGCTCTATAAAATTTTGCATAACGAGATGGTTGAAAGAATTAAATTGTTGTTATTATTGCAGTTCGATTCGTTACTCGGAGAAACAAAACCtgatgatgaagacgatgattgCGTCAACAACATGGTGATTGAGCTGGTTCCAGATGAAACTGCAACTCAACCAAACGAGAAAGCAGACAAGAAATCCCAACCCGAAGATAAATCTGAACCAAATCCTGACACTGACAATATTGAGAGAAAATCTGAAGACAAATCCAATGACAAACCTGTGTCAAACTCTGATGTAGCGTCTACTCCAGAGGGACCAGTTGATAACGCTCAGACAAATCCTTAAAGCatgtaatattatacctatatcaaCAATATCAACAATAtcaacttaataataaaaattatatttttatctacctatttattatgaattgcaaaatttattgtatttaaggAAGAAAAACAAACGCTTATAATATTCATTTTCTAGATTTTTTGcctatgatttatttttaatttataatcttgtttattttttatgatttttcctGGTTTATCTTGGGAAAGATAAAGGGTTTTCAAACTGGCTCGAGTGACttgaataatttaatatatCCTGTATGAAAAATAATAGTACCTATGCACGGTACATCTAAAATCATAGTAGGCATACCTCAACCACTTATACAGTACTTATGACACAAAATTATTGTCCTTGAAAGAACTTACAAAGTGGACttgaaataatattagtgtaggataagtattttattagtgGCCGAAAGTGTAGGTGTAGGTTTGAACAATTTGGTGGtgttaagtaatattaaaatgacgatttttaaaaacttctcCGAAAAGTTAACTGTCGTCAAcaataaatattgttatttcTATAGATATGTTTGTGTCATGCGGAAAAATGCTTTTTATTCACTACagttattttaagttttcttttttgtaacctttCATTAGtattttgtggtgcaataaagtatacacattacacatacaTTCAGTATCGGatcaaagaaaatattaaactgCAATCTTTAAACAGGGTGGTAATTATTAAACTTGGTCAAATATTCCACCAGACCCAATCTAGTATTGAACAAGACAAAAGAAAATGGAAATGGAACTCTTGATTCTTTGATTGGCTAATTTCAACTAGGTATAGAAACGATAGGTAGAGAAAAGACatcgtacctatattataataggATTGTGATGGAATAGTCGACTTAGACTCAATCGATTTAGaaaaagatatttattattaaactcgttgagtatttttatgtatagttttataatattaaataaaaaaaatgtttgtctgtccgttagCTCGTTTGCTTTGAATTCGCACATaattcatccgattgagttaaAACTTTTTACAGTTATTAGAATGAGAAATATTGGTAAATCCCAACATTTATCACCAGAACTATATATGTACATAGGTTATCGCAGTAAGCAACTTATTGCTACTCGGAACCAAATGCGTTGATAAAGGAACTTTGTGTGATAAAAATGCGCCACAATTTAGTGCAGTGTGCTTGGTCAATAACctcttgaaataataaattgaaaacaaGTACCTAAAGTGTACGATGAGTTGCACTTTTCTGAAGTAGTAGCAGGgatttggaatttcataatttcttaatttcttGTATGGTCTCgagagtacctacttactgccctaccggcaaaaccgtgccataccatgggtatgggtttaatgaaactgccatactccttccaggttacccCGCTTACAtattagattgcatcatcacttaccaccaaatgagattgcagacaagggctatcttgtatctgaattaaacaAAAGAAAGTCTCAAcctgtacctactaaaatacatTAAGTTTCACGTACCTACTCTTTTAACAAAAAGTATGAGAAAGTAATGTAAATTGAAcatacttaattgaaaattaagCGAAACGAACAGCTTGGTATCCTAGGACAcaatactaataaaattacaGCAAACTTTATTCGTTTGTACTTACAGCGgacattttataagaaaaagaCTAATCGCAATTCCTCCACAAAATTCACGAGAAGCCAATATTTGAACTATTTCTACGTTCCCACAAAGCTCTACAAGTATCTAAACACTTGAAAACGAACTATCTCTGAACCTGAACAAATATCTTCGTTTATTTTCGATTTATACGAACCTGAACTACAGGTAGGTATGCGGGACTGACTTCAATCAAAACGAGAAATTGCGCTGGCGCCTTATTTAGTatcacaagtataaattaaaaatttatccacctccgacaagtgaagaaaaaagctgataactttcaagcggctgaactgattttcttggattatagctaagaacactctcgatcaagctacctttcaaacataaaaactaaactaaaatcggttcattagtttaggagctacaatgccacagacagatacacagatacacacgtcaaacttataacgcccctttttttgggtcgggggttaaaaagatttatatatatgaATTTcctgatttattataatatgtgtgGCTATGATAATATTATCTGGCACTTTATTTCTAAGAAGGTACACTTTGGATAAAGTCAGTGATATGGACATGCAAGCTCTCCTTGCAagcgtgatagcctagtggttaagacgtccacctcttATTCggagggtcgggggttcgatgccGGACACGcatctttaacttttcgaagtatGTATGCGTCTATAGCAATAAATATCttgttttaaaggtgaaggGATCcggcatacctgagagtttgAGAGAAAAACcggacttggccagcgtggaatACTATTACAAAACCCATTTCATTTTGTTacgagactcgtgctcagtagtgagccgatgatgggttgataatgaagATTTCAACTTCTGCTTTTTTGTTTATTCCACCAATACAGAACGGTGTATGTAGTCATCGTTATGAATGTAGATTGACTATTTAGTAGCACTAAAATATCtgctaaaatatattattatgaaagtttAATGTATTTTCAAAGGTACTCTTTGAAAATGGCCAGTGCTTGTTTTAGTTATAAAAGGACTTCATTACTATGTAAAGACAGTATTGTTGGATATTCTCTAGCtacttacgtaggtatattgatttgcaaataatattatgtaaacgcCTTTAAGAAGGTACAAAAGGTAAAATCACAATAAACATCTTTAGTTAATCTTTTCCTTGAAAGGACACTAGAAGCATGGCTTCaagaaattttatattattgtcagTATTTTTAATTCTGTTGATCATCGGCCATGTAAGTATAtgaactgtattttttttaattatggcaTATTTACAACAGTTAACCTTTGATAAAATAGACTATAAATATCTGTTTGTAAGCTTGTCCCGAACCGAGGCGATTACTCTACGATTCCGATCAGTGTGCGTTGACGTAAGGAGTTTCATACAAAGAATATTGGACGACCCGCGTTGATATGGTGATGATCACTTTCCGAGTTTATGTGTGCTATGACTTTAAACCGCTTAGGTTAGAAATTCGAAATTTTGTCTGAAGGTTCTGACTAGTATGCACTCACTTACGAATTATTAACACGTTACGACTAtgctataaaaaaaatgatatttgggtttaaaaaaaaattggttgccTGTAAAgccggtttactgacgatagttgaacgtgacaacaaaggccgattgtgcttctttgtcgctcgttccgcgctctcgcttgcacttcaagccttacatggaacgcctcagagcgaggtaacgccgcatgagtcatcttttttcgtgcgtgcagccggctctatcgaattataagacgttgtcacgtcaaaaattgtATTCCCTCTCTAACTTTCAAAATTCGACCCGTGCGAAGCAGGAGCGGGTCTGTTAGAACTACTATAAGTTATCcccaaaatatacctacttaactacgaATATCTGTTATTTTCAGGCTTACGGATTTGTCAAAAGGGACATGACTCAAGCCCCGGATCTCAATATATTGAAGCAGGTGAAGCGAAACTTAAATCAATTCCGGGCATGTCTTGATCAATCGCTAGCAGCGATCGCTGGTCAAGTCGACGTGAAACAACTACAGCCCGTCTTTGATGCCCTGGGAGACCAAGTTGATCGTCTTTCTAAAGTGGTGAGCCATTTCTTCCTAAAATTGATATGGACTAGAAACCCGGCATCgcatggtgaaagaattttcaaaatcagttcagtagttccagagattatttCCTACAAACAATCTCCAAACtttcatcatcaccaacccattgccggcccactactgagcacgggtctcttctcagagtgagaagggtttagatcatagtctgccatgctggcccaatgcggattggcagacttcacacacctttgagaacatggagaactcttaggcatgcattTTTCCTActttttcctcacgatgttttccttcactgttaaagcaagtgatattttattgattaaacgcacataactgaaaagttagaggtgcgtgcccgggatcgaacacccgacttccgattaggagtcgGAAGTTcgaaccactaggccatcacagTTTACCACAGCTCCAAACTTTaaccttttataatattagtatagatagtaagtaaataaagatgtcttaaaatcagttttatttaCAGTTCGAGATCCTCACATCGCCGCAGCAAAGAACACCATCAGCAGGTGGCGGTATTTTGGAATGaaatgtatattatataccttTGAACATTAtataaactattaaaatataatacgtaTGGCGTGTACGTGATTTTATTCCGAACTTGCAACAAGTACGCGCGATAATAAATAGCAAATCTGTACTGAAATGATGTTCCTTTACATTATACTAGCTAGgcctatattatgtacctataaataCACGTTTTTAGCTCGTGTTAGTAAAATGAAGTATACTTTTATACATAGCTTACGATACTAAAgtacctaaatacataatactatgtaagtataaaaataataactgacgaaaaacagaaatctagaaatttgagattttgcatgtagattttTTCTAAAACGTAGACCCCCCCCCCACTAAGAATGGATTTTCAGTTTTACGACCAAAGCCGGTGCGAATTTCTAGCTAGTTAAGCCGAACCCCGTAACTAATGTTGGCACTCATTTAGCCAATACAAAACCAAAGAAAAAAATCAGCTATctacctatagtgcgcgacaggttgtgTTGGCAACCgaggtggggggggggggggggggggcccCCGCGCTCACCCAaaccaaagtatctgagttttcaaaacatcattttcaaataaataattatgtatgtaggcaacgtccatcttgacagcttgacatttgtctattgacataatattatgaacctaacggttatctaaccttcttttctacaagaaaactagaaaaaagctgataactcttaaacggctgaaccaatttttttagattatagctaagaacactctcgatcaagccaactttcaaacaaaaaaaactaaattagaatcggttcattcgtttaggcgctacg from Maniola jurtina chromosome 10, ilManJurt1.1, whole genome shotgun sequence encodes:
- the LOC123869012 gene encoding uncharacterized protein LOC123869012; translation: MYTHSIFFIAAIICCAQCIPLDASHSEASSTRELNLVVKNSTKSSDYHLTPVMRELENIDQQIEDQLQAILPYLNFFFDSLLGETKPDDEDDDCVNNMVIELVPDETATQPNEKADKKSQPEDKSEPNPDTDNIERKSEDKSNDKPVSNSDVASTPEGPVDNAQTNP
- the LOC123869013 gene encoding uncharacterized protein LOC123869013; the encoded protein is MASRNFILLSVFLILLIIGHAYGFVKRDMTQAPDLNILKQVKRNLNQFRACLDQSLAAIAGQVDVKQLQPVFDALGDQVDRLSKVFEILTSPQQRTPSAGGGILE